A single window of Liolophura sinensis isolate JHLJ2023 chromosome 6, CUHK_Ljap_v2, whole genome shotgun sequence DNA harbors:
- the LOC135469091 gene encoding uncharacterized protein LOC135469091 — protein MDIFTSTKNSGNPPDEWNRKLPPGCHRKLNFYSTNEAQKLPSVNLTTSGRGHQALTWASKSSHHVGSNKMGDPGYFGDYRDKKKNLARRHLIGSLSAPMKNTAVVRSTSIGQGSPPRGYPDVRQTFEIDNLHRKPGGDHLQGIDKIDNIFQKRLDLRVQKAAPYQNMPARMVSTSLENRGNDNDYLRKPLFMQTDVAKLSDVNDMFSEETSDDSVVQDTQKTSSNLQQRRPSRVNPISQYRPLTPNLMKKLNKMKLSALTTTQLWVNQLPTETPVFNRHLGTNGHNCVAPIDNNGNNGRQKVLTRWIYGGDR, from the coding sequence ATGGACATTTTTACATCCACAAAAAATTCCGGCAACCCACCGGACGAATGGAACAGAAAACTCCCGCCTGGTTGTCACCGGAAATTAAATTTCTACTCGACCAACGAGGCACAAAAATTGCCCAGTGTGAACCTTACGACGAGCGGGCGGGGACATCAGGCTTTAACATGGGCATCCAAATCAAGCCACCATGTAGGCTCCAACAAGATGGGCGACCCCGGCTACTTTGGCGACTAcagagacaagaaaaaaaatcttgctAGACGACATTTGATTGGTTCTCTATCTGCACCAATGAAAAACACGGCTGTTGTGAGGTCAACATCTATTGGCCAGGGATCTCCTCCTAGGGGATACCCGGATGTTAGGCAAACTTTTGAAATCGACAACCTTCACCGGAAACCAGGAGGGGACCATCTTCAAGGCATAGATAAAATAGACAATATTTTTCAGAAGCGACTGGATTTGAGAGTGCAAAAAGCCGCACCATATCAAAACATGCCGGCACGTATGGTATCGACATCTCTGGAAAACAGAGGGAATGACAATGATTATTTGCGCAAACCTTTATTTATGCAGACAGATGTGGCCAAATTAAGTGATGTTAACGACATGTTCTCCGAAGAAACGTCTGACGACAGTGTCGTTCAAGATACTCAGAAAACCTCATCTAACCTACAACAAAGAAGGCCGTCGAGGGTGAACCCAATATCTCAGTACAGGCCGCTTACACCAAACTtgatgaaaaaattaaacaaaatgaaactgtCTGCACTGACCACGACCCAGTTGTGGGTCAATCAGCTGCCGACTGAAACACCAGTGTTCAATCGTCATTTAGGTACGAACGGACACAACTGTGTAGCACCTATTGATAATAACGGTAACAACGGAAGACAAAAAGTTCTTACAAGGTGGATATACGGAGGTGATAGATAA